From the Cucurbita pepo subsp. pepo cultivar mu-cu-16 chromosome LG05, ASM280686v2, whole genome shotgun sequence genome, one window contains:
- the LOC111794844 gene encoding peroxidase 2-like, with amino-acid sequence MASFKAMIPLALCVCFLVGSVTSQLTSTFYDTTCPNVSSIVQGVVQQALQSDDRAGAKLIRLHFHDCFVDGCDGSVLLEDQTGIVSELGAPGNGGITGFNIVDDIKTAVENVCPGVVSCADILALGSRFAVTLASGQGWTVPLGRRDSRTANLDGARNRLPSPFEDLTALQGKFRDVGLDDTTDLVALSGAHTFGRSRCRFFDGRLNTSNPDPTLDSTYADQLRQSCQPGRDTFVNLDPTTPDTFDNNYFTNLQNNRGLLGSDQVLLSTSGAPTVSIVNNFANSPSQFASAFAQSMINMGNLSPLTGSSGEIRSNCRRLN; translated from the exons ATGGCTTCTTTCAAAGCTATGATTCCTTTGGCTCTTTGTGTGTGTTTCTTGGTTGGGTCCGTTACTTCTCAGCTCACCTCCACCTTCTACGACACTACTTGCCCCAATGTGTCCAGCATTGTGCAAGGCGTCGTGCAACAAGCTCTCCAAAGTGACGATCGTGCTGGTGCTAAACTCATCCGTCTTCACTTCCACGACTGCTTCGTCGAT GGATGTGATGGGTCTGTTCTACTAGAGGATCAAACAGGCATAGTGAGTGAGCTCGGTGCTCCGGGAAATGGTGGCATCACAGGTTTCAATATTGTCGACGACATTAAAACCGCAGTTGAGAATGTTTGTCCTGGTGTTGTCTCCTGTGCTGATATTCTAGCGCTTGGTTCTCGATTTGCCGTCACTTTG GCGAGCGGGCAGGGGTGGACGGTTCCATTGGGGAGAAGAGATAGTAGAACGGCGAATTTGGATGGAGCTAGAAATAGGCTTCCAAGTCCGTTTGAGGATCTCACAGCACTTCAAGGGAAGTTCAGGGACGTGGGGCTAGACGACACAACTGACCTCGTAGCCTTGTCAGGCGCGCACACGTTCGGGCGCTCAAGGTGCAGATTCTTCGACGGACGGCTGAACACATCCAACCCAGACCCAACCCTGGACTCGACATACGCGGACCAGCTACGACAGAGCTGTCAGCCGGGGCGTGACACATTCGTGAACCTCGACCCGACAACGCCCGACACGTTCGACAACAACTACTTCACGAATCTTCAGAACAACCGTGGGCTTCTAGGAAGTGACCAAGTGTTGTTGTCCACGAGTGGGGCCCCAACTGTGAGCATTGTGAACAACTTCGCCAACAGCCCGAGCCAATTCGCGAGCGCCTTCGCTCAGTCCATGATTAACATGGGAAATCTGAGCCCGTTGACGGGGAGCAGCGGGGAAATTAGGTCCAATTGCAGAAGGCTGAACTGA
- the LOC111794687 gene encoding protein PHOTOSYSTEM I ASSEMBLY 2, chloroplastic, whose amino-acid sequence MMASSSHLSAIPLRSSSSSRPSLSHSNSKPVVLQVTSNLDDESSTTGDSSTPSKPLKGTRILISRRWCLTCLCSSPTLIKDYGGTMAEAIANTMDGKPACRNCGGSGAVLCDMCGGTGKWKALNRKRAKDVYEFTECPNCYGRGKLVCPVCLGTGLPNNKGLLRRPDARKLLDKMFNGRLLPNS is encoded by the exons ATGATGGCGTCTTCTTCTCATCTATCCGCCATTCCCCTGcgctcctcttcctcctctagACCTTCCTTATCCCACT CTAACTCAAAGCCCGTTGTACTTCAAGTGACATCAAATCTTGATGATGAAAGCTCTACTACTGGAGATTCAAGTACACCATCAAAACCGCTAAAG GGAACTCGAATCTTGATCTCTCGTCGATGGTGCCTCACATGTTTGTGTTCGTCTCCGACATTGATAAAGGATTATGGGGGCACAATGGCTGAAGCTATTGCAAATACCATGGATGGAAAACCTGCGTGCAGAAACTGTGGAGGAAGTGGTGCCGTACTTT GTGACATGTGCGGTGGTACAGGGAAATGGAAAGCTCTTAACAGAAAACGGGCGAAAGATGTCTACGAGTTCACAGAATGTCCTAATTGTTATG GTAGAGGAAAACTTGTATGTCCAGTATGTCTAGGAACTGGTTTACCAAACAACAAAGGTCTTTTACGAAGGCCGGACGCACGAAAATTGCTCGATAAGATGTTCAATGGTCGATTGTTACCAAATTCTTAA
- the LOC111795322 gene encoding casein kinase 1-like protein HD16, protein MPVLRRGVRRGRARIVQNRFEEPPRPGNYVKTRAAVAREAAEARPRPRTRLAIKELNNNQDDQVIVISERDTGLEDRKVQGLEEEQEDKGAMGDESGGLSANKAAGIEEEGSSAPFPEKVQVGGSPLYKIERKLGKGGFGQVFVGRRLTGGNDRATGAAAIEVALKFEHRNSKGCNYGPPYEWQVYNALGGSHGVPKVHYKGRQGDYYVMVMDMLGPSLWDVWNSSGQAMSAEMVSCIAVESLSILDKMHAKGYVHGDVKPENFLLGQPSTAQEKKLFLVDLGLATKWKDSSTGQHVEYDQRPDMFRGTVRYASVHAHLGRTASRRDDLESLAYTLIFLHRGRLPWQGYQGDNKSFLVCKKKMATSPEMLCCFCPPPIKEFLEIVVNMKFDEEPNYSKLISLFEGFLGPNPAVRPIKTDGAQKIISQVGQKRGRLNIGEEDDGQPRKKVRLGVPATQWISIYNARLPMKQRYHYNVADARLSQHVERGIADGLLISSVASCSNLWALIMDAGTGFTNQVYELSPFFLHKEWIMEQWEKNYYISSIAGANNGSSLVVMSKGTQYTQQSYKVSDSFPFKWINKKWREGFHVTSMATAGSRWGVVMSRNAGFSDQVVELDFLYPSEGIHRRWDNGYRITSTAATWDQAALILSVPRRKPGDETQETLRTSQFPSTHVKEKWAKNLYLACLCYGRTVA, encoded by the exons ATGCCGGTGCTTCGCAGAGGTGTGCGCAGAGGCCGCGCTAGGATCGTTCAGAATCGCTTTGAGGAGCCTCCGCGGCCTGGAAATTACGTCAAGACACGGGCTGCGGTCGCTAGAGAAGCTGCGGAGGCGAGACCCAGGCCGAGAACAAGATTGGCAatcaaagaattaaataacaatCAGGACGATCAGGTGATTGTTATATCTGAGAGGGATACTGGTTTGGAGGACAGAAAGGTGCAAGGGCttgaggaagaacaagaagacaAGGGTGCGATGGGTGATGAAAGTGGCGGCTTGAGTGCTAATAAGGCTGCTGGCATAGAGGAAGAGGGTAGTTCAGCGCCTTTTCCGGAGAAG GTCCAAGTAGGAGGGTCACCACTGtataaaatagagagaaaactGGGTAAAGGTGGATTCGGGCAAGTATTCGTTGGTCGTCGGCTTACAGGTGGAAATGATCGTGCAACTGGTGCTGCAGCTATTGAG gttgCTCTGAAATTTGAACACAGAAATAGCAAAGGTTGTAATTATGGTCCTCCATATGAATGGCAAGTTTACAA TGCCCTTGGTGGTAGTCATGGAGTACcaaaagtacactataagggTCGACAAGGAGACTATTACGTAATG gtaatGGACATGTTAGGCCCCAGCTTGTGGGATGTATGGAATTCTTCAGGGCAGGC CATGTCTGCAGAAATGGTATCTTGCATTGCTGTGGAATCATTATCAATCTTGGATAAGATGCATGCAAAAGG tTATGTGCATGGAGATGTAAAACCAGAGAACTTTTTGCTCGGTCAACCTTCTACAGCACAAGagaaaaaattgtttcttGTTGACCTGGGATTAG CAACTAAATGGAAAGACAGCTCTACTGGACAGCATGTTGAATATGACCAACGGCCTGATATGTTTAG AGGAACTGTTCGGTATGCTAGTGTTCATGCACATTTGGGCAGAACTGCTAGTAGAAGAGACGATCTTGAATCTCTTGCATACACTCTCATATTTCTCCATCGGGGAAGGTTACCATGGCAAGGCTATCAG GGTGACAACAAATCCTTTCTGGTTTGCAAAAAAAAGATGGCAACATCTCCTGAAATGTTGTGCTGCTTCTGCCCCCCACCTATTAAAGAATTTCTTGAAATCGTGGTGAACATGAAATTCGATGAAGAACCCAATTATTCTAAGCTAATATCTTTATTTGAGGGTTTTCTTGGGCCAAATCCAGCAGTAAGACCCATAAAAACTGATGGTGCCCAGAAG ATTATCAGTCAAGTTGGACAAAAGCGTGGCAGGCTGAATATTGGAGAAGAAGACGATGGGCAGCCAAGAAAGAAAGTTCGTTTAGGTGTTCCTGCTACACAGTGGATTTCAATTTACAATGCTCGGCTGCCAATGAAGCAAAG GTATCATTATAATGTGGCTGATGCAAGGTTGTCACAACATGTAGAAAGAGGAATTGCAGATGGTTTACTTATTAGTTCTGTGGCATCTTGTTCAAATCTTTGGGCATTAATCATGGATGCTGGAACTGGTTTTACAAATCAAGTCTACGAGCTCTCTCCCTTTTTCTTGCACAAG GAATGGATAATGGAACAGTGGGAAAAGAACTATTACATCAGTTCTATTGCTGGCGCTAATAATGGAAGCTCCCTCGTGGTGATGTCAAAAG GGACCCAATATACCCAACAGTCGTACAAAGTGAGTGATTCTTTCCCCTTCAAATGGATAAACAAGAAATGGAGAGAGGGATTTCACGTGACCTCAATGGCAACCGCAGGAAGCCGATGGGGTGTTGTCATGTCACGCAATGCTGGTTTTAGTGACCAG GTTGTGGAGCTTGATTTCCTCTATCCAAGTGAGGGCATCCATAGACGATGGGATAATGGGTACCGAATAACATCAACAGCTGCAACTTGGGATCAAGCAGCTCTTATTTTGAGTGTTCCTAGGCGCAAACCTGGTGACGAGACTCAAGAAACACTGCGCACATCTCAGTTTCCCAGCACCCATGTAAAG GAAAAATGGGCGAAGAATCTGTATCTTGCATGCCTGTGTTATGGAAGAACTGTAGCTTAA
- the LOC111795729 gene encoding dirigent protein 22-like — translation MAAKLAISCFVLLSMAMISSAMAAEYSFASNLNPKVLRLKKEKLTHFHLYWHDVVGGNKPTSIAVLPGLSNTTLFGLVNMFDNPLTVGPHPKSQLVGRSQGLYASAAQTEIGLLMAMNFVFTSGKYNGSSIAILGHNPILNTVREMPVVGGSGRFRFARGFAQARTQFFNATSLDAVVEYNIYVLHY, via the coding sequence ATGGCAGCTAAACTCGCCATTTCGTGCTTTGTTTTGTTGTCCATGGCCATGATTAGCTCAGCCATGGCGGCGGAGTACTCATTCGCCAGCAACCTGAACCCCAAAGTGTTGCGgctgaagaaagagaagctgaCCCATTTTCATTTGTATTGGCACGACGTCGTGGGCGGGAATAAGCCCACCAGCATCGCGGTGTTGCCAGGGCTCAGCAACACCACGTTGTTTGGGCTTGTGAACATGTTCGACAACCCATTGACGGTCGGCCCACACCCCAAATCCCAGCTGGTTGGGAGGTCACAGGGCCTCTACGCCTCTGCCGCACAGACCGAGATTGGGCTTTTGATGGCCATGAACTTCGTCTTCACTTCCGGCAAGTACAACGGCAGCTCCATCGCTATCCTTGGCCATAACCCCATTCTCAACACTGTCCGAGAGATGCCGGTGGTCGGTGGAAGCGGGCGGTTCCGATTTGCGAGAGGGTTTGCTCAGGCGAGGACTCAGTTTTTCAATGCTACCTCGTTGGATGCCGTCgttgaatataatatttatgtgTTGCATTATTGA